The Sulfurimonas sp. genome includes a window with the following:
- a CDS encoding pseudouridine synthase family protein, giving the protein MGKEKAYKLLAAQEGISNNVAKSMIDRGLVYVGNKKVMIARGEIDDKTIFRVTKVEKPNIIFENDDILVVDKPPYINSDEIERMFKDVQLLHRLDRETSGVLMLVKNEEFRQKAIKEFKKDNVYKEYIAWVEGIMSEPIEVDKPIFTTKKNNRAQSNVSSKGKPARSEFFPDIVSAKKTKVKCIIHHGRTHQIRTHLRYVDHPIIGDEQYGGRRSKRVMLHAYKVRLLGMEFTAPEPKAFVHFE; this is encoded by the coding sequence ATGGGAAAAGAGAAAGCATATAAGCTCCTAGCAGCTCAAGAGGGAATCTCAAACAACGTAGCAAAGTCTATGATAGATCGCGGGCTTGTATATGTAGGAAACAAGAAAGTTATGATCGCCCGCGGTGAGATTGACGATAAAACGATTTTCCGTGTAACAAAGGTTGAAAAGCCAAACATCATATTTGAAAACGATGACATACTGGTAGTTGATAAACCGCCATACATAAACTCTGATGAGATTGAACGTATGTTTAAAGATGTTCAACTTCTTCACAGACTTGATCGTGAAACTAGTGGTGTTTTAATGCTTGTTAAAAACGAAGAGTTTAGACAAAAAGCTATAAAAGAGTTTAAAAAAGACAATGTTTACAAAGAGTACATTGCTTGGGTTGAAGGGATCATGAGTGAGCCTATAGAGGTTGATAAACCGATCTTCACAACTAAGAAAAACAACCGTGCACAGTCTAATGTATCTAGCAAAGGAAAACCTGCAAGAAGTGAGTTTTTCCCTGATATTGTAAGTGCAAAAAAGACTAAAGTAAAATGTATAATCCATCACGGTCGTACACACCAGATCCGTACACACCTTCGTTATGTAGATCATCCGATCATCGGTGATGAGCAGTACGGTGGAAGACGCTCAAAACGCGTAATGCTTCATGCTTATAAAGTAAGACTTTTAGGTATGGAATTCACTGCACCTGAACCAAAGGCATTTGTGCACTTTGAGTAG
- a CDS encoding YgjP-like metallopeptidase domain-containing protein, producing MKKLKYLNHYPPSVQQQVHTLIDSNKLDKYLLKKYPSAHSYKNDKALFSYVQDIKNEYMKKTAPLSKAVYDGKINVIHNALGTHHFVSRVQGAKLKAKNEIKVASMFKNTPEEFLQMIVVHELAHFKEKEHNKAFYKLCEHMFCDYHQVEFDVRLYLTHMDLNGKIEQWSK from the coding sequence ATGAAAAAATTAAAATATCTAAACCATTACCCGCCATCTGTTCAACAACAAGTTCATACTTTGATCGATTCAAACAAGCTTGATAAATATCTTTTGAAAAAGTACCCTAGTGCCCATTCATACAAAAACGACAAAGCACTTTTTTCATATGTGCAAGATATAAAAAATGAGTATATGAAAAAGACAGCACCGCTTAGCAAAGCTGTGTATGATGGGAAGATAAATGTAATCCATAATGCCTTGGGGACTCACCATTTTGTATCTCGTGTTCAAGGCGCTAAACTAAAAGCAAAAAATGAGATCAAAGTTGCATCTATGTTTAAAAATACTCCTGAAGAATTTTTACAGATGATAGTTGTACATGAGTTAGCCCATTTTAAAGAAAAAGAGCATAACAAGGCTTTTTATAAGTTATGTGAACACATGTTCTGTGATTATCATCAGGTGGAGTTTGATGTTCGACTTTATCTTACACATATGGACTTAAACGGTAAGATAGAGCAGTGGAGTAAATAA
- a CDS encoding zinc ribbon domain-containing protein, which produces MNPHLKQLIDLSIVDKEIDAFEPQIEEANSSYEAAVAKKDSIDKDIENLTEEIKEEELKKSKNELHLAELSQKLEDNSKKSKEVKTEREMKSLQLEEEIAKEQVTFANEEIERLEKIIDNKNEQIEAAKSSLAEIEANLESVKADVDEKLKVINDERQKVFVEKEKLLSTVNQKGLAFYQKIRRWAKNTTVVKVEEQACMGCNMLISDKVYADVIKGEDITNCPHCGRILYVETAEQ; this is translated from the coding sequence ATGAATCCGCACCTAAAACAACTAATAGATCTTTCAATTGTTGATAAAGAGATAGATGCATTTGAGCCGCAAATTGAGGAAGCAAACTCAAGTTATGAGGCAGCTGTTGCAAAGAAAGACAGTATTGATAAAGATATTGAGAACTTAACTGAAGAGATCAAAGAAGAAGAATTAAAAAAATCTAAAAATGAACTTCATTTAGCTGAACTTTCTCAAAAGCTTGAAGATAACTCTAAAAAATCTAAAGAAGTTAAAACTGAGCGTGAGATGAAATCACTTCAACTTGAAGAAGAGATTGCAAAAGAGCAAGTTACTTTCGCAAATGAAGAGATTGAGCGTTTAGAGAAAATTATTGACAACAAAAACGAGCAGATAGAAGCTGCAAAATCATCTTTAGCTGAGATCGAAGCAAACTTAGAATCTGTAAAAGCTGATGTTGATGAGAAACTAAAAGTTATCAATGATGAGAGACAAAAAGTATTTGTTGAAAAAGAGAAACTTTTAAGTACTGTAAACCAAAAAGGTTTAGCTTTCTATCAAAAAATTCGTCGTTGGGCTAAAAATACAACTGTTGTAAAAGTTGAAGAGCAAGCTTGTATGGGTTGTAATATGCTGATCAGTGATAAAGTTTACGCTGATGTAATCAAAGGTGAAGATATCACTAACTGTCCACACTGTGGTCGTATCCTTTATGTGGAAACTGCAGAGCAATAA
- a CDS encoding YaiI/YqxD family protein, translating to MFKIYVDGDAFPNLLKPILLKQIERLKIKTIVVSNKKINIGKSEFVEYMIVDEGADEADNKIVEMLQEDDLVITADIPLADRVITKNAHAIDHRGELYSVDNIKQYLAMRNLMEKIRESGEITKGPKPFSTKDAELFANQINAFLTKYTR from the coding sequence ATGTTTAAAATATATGTAGACGGAGATGCTTTTCCAAACTTGCTAAAACCTATACTTTTAAAACAGATTGAGCGTTTAAAGATCAAAACAATAGTAGTGTCAAACAAAAAGATCAACATAGGCAAATCTGAATTTGTTGAGTACATGATAGTTGATGAGGGAGCTGATGAAGCTGACAATAAAATAGTTGAGATGCTACAAGAGGATGACTTGGTTATAACTGCCGATATCCCCTTGGCTGACAGAGTTATAACTAAAAATGCTCACGCAATAGACCATAGAGGTGAGCTTTACAGTGTGGATAATATAAAACAGTACTTGGCTATGAGAAACTTGATGGAGAAGATCCGTGAAAGCGGAGAGATAACTAAGGGACCTAAACCATTCTCAACTAAAGATGCGGAGCTGTTTGCAAACCAGATAAATGCATTTTTAACAAAGTATACAAGATGA
- a CDS encoding DUF2062 domain-containing protein has translation MVRKNLKKISKSEKIKEFIKKYKVPSEYLSTNRKMVVRGVTLGIFIAFIPMPMQMAAVLAFMPFFKFNVPLGLAMCWLSNPFTMPPMYYMEYLTGSFFLGIKPEPVELTVDWFMNNLDNIFIPLYTGTLFYSVVGSSLAFWLVNHFWKGSVHKDRKLHRDDRKS, from the coding sequence ATGGTAAGAAAAAATTTAAAGAAAATATCAAAAAGCGAAAAAATAAAAGAGTTTATAAAAAAATATAAAGTCCCATCGGAATACCTATCTACAAATAGAAAAATGGTAGTTCGAGGAGTAACTTTAGGTATTTTTATAGCCTTTATACCTATGCCTATGCAGATGGCTGCCGTGCTCGCTTTTATGCCATTTTTCAAGTTTAACGTACCACTCGGGCTTGCTATGTGCTGGCTCTCAAACCCTTTTACTATGCCGCCAATGTATTATATGGAATATTTAACCGGTAGTTTTTTCTTAGGTATTAAGCCTGAGCCTGTTGAATTAACAGTTGATTGGTTTATGAATAATCTAGACAATATTTTTATACCTCTATATACAGGCACACTTTTTTATTCTGTCGTAGGTTCATCTTTGGCTTTTTGGCTGGTAAATCATTTTTGGAAGGGTTCAGTTCACAAAGACAGAAAACTTCATCGCGACGATAGAAAAAGCTAA
- the waaA gene encoding lipid IV(A) 3-deoxy-D-manno-octulosonic acid transferase, whose product MWKLQSNKALPFTVFYYILSVVLYLIALPLLILLSLKPKYKQSIPARFFLYKNKKFDSENGVWFHVCSLGEAKALKPVLEELQDEDLKITTITHTGFKEANKYDAEVRYLPYEMWLPFWMKKQRVVVVLEAEFWYMLFVLASSIGSRVILLNARISERSAKKYLQFSWFYEKLLSRVDIIYAQSEADKNRFLALGARDIEVVGNIKLAGEIKKTKDYNKPEEEVIVAGSTHESEEKSVLEAFVRYVKNNKSKLIMVPRHPERFESVYLLMEVYAQKHGLSLSRFSEDNSFSSDMVLVDAMGELNNIYNISDIAILGGAFREDIGGHNPLEPAFFGCKIITGKHFFHQKELFKYVHHVQYVETNEIADALMAAKELPPSMVDEKIDLDRVIDRIKSKEI is encoded by the coding sequence ATGTGGAAACTGCAGAGCAATAAGGCATTGCCTTTCACAGTTTTTTACTATATCTTAAGTGTTGTGCTATATCTAATAGCGCTACCACTTTTGATATTATTATCTCTCAAACCAAAGTACAAACAATCAATTCCGGCAAGATTTTTTCTATATAAAAATAAAAAATTCGACTCAGAAAACGGGGTCTGGTTTCATGTATGCTCACTTGGTGAAGCTAAAGCATTAAAACCTGTATTAGAAGAGTTACAAGATGAAGATCTTAAGATAACTACGATTACTCATACGGGATTTAAAGAAGCAAACAAGTATGATGCAGAGGTTCGTTACCTCCCATATGAGATGTGGCTTCCTTTTTGGATGAAAAAGCAACGTGTAGTTGTAGTTTTGGAAGCTGAATTTTGGTATATGCTTTTTGTACTTGCAAGCTCAATTGGGTCTCGTGTTATTTTACTAAATGCACGTATATCTGAGAGAAGTGCAAAAAAATATTTACAGTTTTCGTGGTTTTATGAGAAGTTGCTTTCACGTGTAGATATTATCTATGCACAAAGTGAAGCCGACAAAAATCGTTTTTTGGCTTTGGGTGCCAGAGATATAGAAGTAGTTGGAAATATCAAACTTGCAGGTGAGATAAAAAAGACTAAAGATTACAATAAACCTGAAGAGGAAGTAATTGTAGCAGGTAGTACTCATGAAAGTGAAGAAAAGTCAGTTCTTGAAGCATTTGTAAGGTATGTGAAAAATAATAAGTCAAAACTTATTATGGTACCGCGCCATCCTGAGCGTTTTGAGAGTGTTTATCTTCTTATGGAAGTTTATGCTCAAAAACATGGACTTAGTTTGTCTAGATTTTCTGAAGATAATAGTTTCTCTTCAGACATGGTACTTGTAGATGCTATGGGTGAGTTAAACAATATATATAATATTAGCGATATAGCAATATTAGGTGGTGCATTTAGAGAAGATATTGGCGGACATAATCCGCTAGAACCTGCTTTTTTTGGATGTAAGATAATTACGGGTAAACATTTTTTCCATCAAAAAGAGTTGTTCAAATATGTACATCATGTTCAGTATGTAGAAACAAACGAGATTGCAGATGCTCTAATGGCTGCAAAAGAATTGCCGCCTTCAATGGTAGATGAGAAGATAGATTTAGACAGGGTTATTGATAGAATTAAATCAAAGGAAATTTAA
- a CDS encoding (Fe-S)-binding protein produces MTKKLEEIFDFTATSNDCVKCGKCIPVCTIHNVNADEVTSPRGFIDLLGAYKRGDLELDKNAKDIFESCFLCTACTDVCPKSLPTDMVIEQARADIAQKFGIAWYKKLFFLLLRHRWLNDLAFKLGYVFQTCGFKIKAEIDSMSPRSFIPMVKADRLLPSLMKKSFLNSHEENIDNGGKRKVAVFIGCLGNYNYKKVGESLLEILETLEIDAFLAKDQKCCAAPAYFTGDFDTVDSNAKHNIEYFEKFGDDIEAIIVPEATCSAMLKIDYEHFFHDQPEWLERAKKIKDKIFMATEWLEHHTQLSELLASKKKMPNIVTYHDPCHAKKMQGVYQEPRNLISKNYSIVEMSDPNLCCGFGGVTMQTEKYHFAEAAGKPKAAMIAKTGAEVVSAECSACRMQINNSMNVSGVENVVFKNPIELIAEALKK; encoded by the coding sequence ATGACTAAAAAACTAGAAGAGATTTTTGACTTTACTGCTACAAGTAACGACTGTGTTAAATGTGGTAAATGTATACCTGTTTGTACTATTCATAATGTAAATGCCGACGAGGTCACATCTCCACGTGGTTTTATTGATCTACTTGGTGCATATAAACGCGGTGATTTAGAACTTGATAAAAATGCAAAAGATATATTTGAATCATGTTTTTTATGTACAGCTTGTACAGATGTTTGTCCAAAATCTCTTCCGACAGATATGGTTATAGAACAAGCCCGTGCAGATATAGCGCAAAAGTTTGGAATCGCTTGGTATAAAAAACTTTTCTTCTTACTTCTTCGCCACCGCTGGTTAAATGATCTTGCTTTTAAACTAGGGTATGTTTTTCAAACATGCGGATTTAAAATTAAAGCAGAGATCGATTCTATGAGTCCTCGCTCATTCATACCGATGGTAAAAGCTGACAGATTACTGCCATCGTTAATGAAAAAATCTTTTTTAAATTCGCATGAGGAAAACATAGATAACGGCGGAAAAAGAAAAGTAGCAGTATTTATAGGGTGTTTAGGTAACTACAACTATAAAAAAGTAGGTGAATCACTTTTAGAGATCTTAGAGACTTTAGAAATAGATGCCTTTTTGGCAAAAGATCAAAAGTGTTGTGCGGCACCTGCATACTTTACAGGTGATTTTGATACGGTTGACAGCAATGCTAAACACAATATAGAGTACTTTGAAAAGTTCGGTGATGATATAGAGGCTATCATAGTTCCAGAAGCTACTTGTTCTGCTATGCTTAAGATCGATTATGAGCACTTTTTTCATGATCAGCCTGAGTGGTTAGAACGCGCTAAAAAGATAAAAGATAAAATATTTATGGCGACAGAGTGGCTAGAGCATCATACACAATTAAGCGAGCTATTAGCATCTAAGAAAAAGATGCCTAACATCGTAACTTACCATGACCCTTGTCATGCTAAAAAGATGCAGGGTGTATATCAAGAGCCAAGAAACTTGATAAGCAAAAACTACTCTATTGTAGAGATGAGTGATCCGAACCTTTGTTGTGGTTTTGGCGGTGTAACTATGCAGACTGAAAAGTATCACTTTGCAGAAGCTGCAGGAAAACCAAAAGCTGCGATGATAGCAAAAACAGGTGCAGAGGTTGTGAGTGCTGAGTGTTCAGCTTGTCGTATGCAGATCAACAACTCTATGAATGTAAGCGGAGTGGAGAATGTTGTGTTTAAAAACCCTATAGAGCTTATAGCTGAGGCACTTAAAAAGTAA
- a CDS encoding DUF429 domain-containing protein produces MSSKQESFYIGIDLAWGEKNPSGFCIATPQKNKLKIIDIKLLYSIDEIIDEILKYKEHKLFVGVDAPLVVPNESGNRLVEKEFNKDFAKYKISMLPANKKLLTKYSPDIRSVQLFDKLSELDFKRDYKAQKTVFEVYTHSTIAMLWNNHEILPYKRKKGRDTVFIKEQLAIYKKYLLKEFSPHKILKQDLSDLRGKKLKDHEDMLDSLTCAYAMYYCQENEAKFYQVEGIDTFVTPISKWKVYMLKCADDTLYTGVATDLARRLDEHNNSAKGAKYTRNKRPVELVYYENCADRVDATKREAAIKKLSRKEKLELIDV; encoded by the coding sequence TTGAGTAGTAAACAAGAGTCTTTTTATATAGGTATTGACTTAGCTTGGGGTGAGAAAAACCCAAGCGGTTTCTGCATTGCCACGCCACAAAAAAACAAACTCAAAATAATAGATATAAAACTACTTTACTCGATAGATGAGATCATAGATGAGATTTTAAAATATAAAGAGCATAAACTCTTCGTTGGTGTAGACGCACCGCTTGTTGTTCCAAATGAGAGTGGAAACCGTTTGGTTGAGAAAGAGTTTAACAAAGACTTTGCCAAGTACAAGATCTCAATGCTCCCTGCAAATAAAAAACTACTTACAAAATACTCCCCTGATATTAGAAGCGTGCAACTATTTGATAAACTTAGCGAGCTTGATTTTAAACGTGATTATAAAGCTCAGAAGACAGTTTTTGAAGTATATACACACTCTACTATAGCGATGCTTTGGAATAACCATGAGATACTTCCATACAAAAGAAAAAAAGGTCGTGATACAGTTTTTATAAAAGAACAGTTAGCGATCTATAAAAAATACCTTTTAAAAGAGTTCTCACCACATAAGATTTTAAAACAAGACTTGAGTGATCTTAGGGGTAAAAAACTAAAAGATCATGAAGATATGTTGGACTCTCTTACATGTGCTTATGCTATGTATTATTGTCAGGAAAATGAAGCTAAGTTTTACCAAGTTGAAGGGATTGATACATTTGTAACGCCGATCAGTAAGTGGAAGGTGTATATGCTTAAATGTGCAGATGATACTCTTTACACTGGTGTAGCTACCGATCTTGCCAGACGTTTGGATGAGCATAATAATTCTGCAAAAGGTGCAAAATATACAAGAAATAAAAGACCGGTAGAGTTAGTGTATTATGAGAACTGTGCAGATCGAGTGGATGCTACAAAGAGAGAAGCCGCAATAAAGAAGTTAAGCCGCAAAGAGAAGTTGGAGCTGATAGATGTTTAA
- the ffh gene encoding signal recognition particle protein, with product MFDTLTSSFTAAIKKIRTFDDDKALKKALDELKKSLLKADVNHKVVKELVANVQTRTKEKGIGKDQFLEALRITLNELLEVGGNKGFVFAPNPPTVILMTGLQGSGKTTTTGKLATYLKGKQKKVLIIAADLQRLAAVEQLRQITTQIEVELYEDEATKNPVEVVKAGLEYANSKIYDVVLIDTAGRLAIDDELMDELHAVKEVAKPSEIFYVADSLTGQDAVKTATTFKEKIGIDGVILSKYDGDAKGGVALGLSSQVEVPLRFIGSGEKMEDLEVFMPERIVNRLMGFGDVEGLAEKTAGVIDEKQAKKLTQKIKKGKFNFNDFLEQMEAMKKMGSMKSLLSMMPGMGNMGKALKDFDLENSSELKNIKAMVSSMTEKEREDPDLLNNSRKERIARGCGLTQVEINRMIKQFKNAGKMAKKFSGKNGMKQLQDMMGQMGGAGGMGGFPGGMPR from the coding sequence ATGTTTGATACACTGACATCCTCGTTTACAGCAGCGATTAAAAAAATTCGTACATTTGATGACGACAAAGCACTTAAAAAAGCACTTGACGAGCTTAAAAAGTCGCTTTTAAAAGCAGATGTGAATCATAAAGTTGTAAAAGAGTTAGTAGCAAATGTTCAGACAAGAACAAAAGAAAAAGGGATCGGTAAAGATCAGTTTTTAGAAGCACTAAGAATTACACTTAACGAGCTTTTAGAAGTTGGCGGAAACAAAGGTTTTGTTTTTGCACCAAATCCTCCTACAGTTATACTAATGACTGGTCTTCAAGGTTCTGGTAAAACAACTACTACTGGTAAGTTAGCTACTTATCTAAAAGGTAAGCAAAAAAAAGTTCTTATAATCGCAGCCGATTTACAGCGTTTAGCAGCGGTTGAACAACTTCGTCAAATAACTACTCAGATCGAAGTTGAACTTTACGAAGATGAAGCTACAAAAAATCCAGTTGAGGTTGTTAAAGCAGGACTTGAGTATGCAAACTCTAAGATCTACGATGTAGTTCTAATAGATACTGCCGGTCGTTTAGCTATTGATGATGAGCTTATGGATGAACTTCACGCAGTTAAAGAAGTAGCAAAACCAAGTGAGATCTTTTATGTAGCTGATTCACTTACTGGTCAAGATGCTGTAAAAACTGCGACAACGTTTAAAGAAAAGATCGGAATTGACGGTGTTATCCTTTCAAAATACGATGGTGATGCTAAAGGTGGTGTAGCTCTTGGATTATCAAGTCAAGTAGAAGTTCCATTACGTTTCATCGGTAGCGGTGAGAAGATGGAAGACCTTGAAGTTTTCATGCCTGAGCGTATCGTTAACCGTTTAATGGGATTTGGTGACGTTGAGGGTCTTGCTGAGAAAACTGCAGGTGTGATCGATGAGAAACAAGCTAAAAAACTTACACAAAAGATCAAAAAAGGTAAGTTTAACTTCAACGACTTTTTAGAGCAGATGGAAGCTATGAAGAAGATGGGTTCAATGAAATCACTTCTGTCTATGATGCCTGGTATGGGTAACATGGGTAAAGCTTTAAAAGATTTCGATTTAGAAAACTCAAGCGAGCTTAAAAACATAAAAGCTATGGTTAGCTCAATGACTGAAAAAGAGAGAGAAGATCCGGATCTTTTAAACAACTCTCGTAAAGAGCGTATAGCAAGAGGTTGTGGACTTACTCAAGTTGAGATCAACCGTATGATCAAACAGTTTAAAAATGCAGGTAAAATGGCTAAAAAATTCTCTGGTAAAAACGGTATGAAACAACTTCAAGATATGATGGGTCAAATGGGCGGTGCAGGCGGAATGGGTGGTTTCCCAGGTGGAATGCCAAGATAG
- the hemN gene encoding oxygen-independent coproporphyrinogen III oxidase: MLDFSKFIKYSKPGPRYTSYPTALEFSDSYKYDEYIKKLETQDKSRPLSLYFHLPFCRNACYFCGCNVVFTSKEEKMARYVDYIKRELAILSKHLDTSRDVLQMHFGGGTPTFFSAPQLKEIIDEIKKTFPNFRSDAEISCEIDPRHITEEQMKVMSEAGFNRVSFGIQDFNEKVQVAVHRVQPYDITKAAMDLARKYNMISVNVDLIYGLPFQSLETFKETLELSLSLDPDRFAVFNYAHVPWMKKTMRKIDETTLPRPDEKLEIMKYTIDYLTSHGYKMVGMDHFAKPEDELFKAIEKGELHRNFQGYTTKGGADLIGVGLTSIGEGIDSYNQNFKDMKLYEAAIDAGKLPFERGVVLSEDDLIRQYVIMELMSNFKLDINRFNEKFDVDFNTYFADAIEALKPFADEELLSISDSKIECSHTGTLLIRNICMPFDAYMKKHAANKKTFSKTV; this comes from the coding sequence ATGTTAGACTTTTCAAAATTTATAAAATACTCAAAACCTGGACCAAGATATACCTCATATCCTACGGCATTAGAATTTAGTGATTCTTATAAGTACGATGAATATATTAAAAAACTTGAAACTCAAGACAAGTCTCGTCCTTTAAGTCTTTATTTTCACCTTCCGTTTTGTAGAAATGCTTGTTACTTCTGTGGATGTAACGTAGTCTTTACTTCAAAAGAGGAGAAGATGGCACGCTATGTTGATTATATTAAGCGTGAGTTGGCGATCCTTTCAAAACATTTAGATACTTCACGCGACGTACTTCAAATGCACTTTGGAGGCGGTACTCCTACATTTTTCTCAGCGCCTCAGTTAAAAGAGATCATTGATGAGATCAAAAAAACATTTCCAAATTTTCGCTCAGATGCAGAAATAAGTTGTGAGATCGATCCTCGCCACATCACAGAAGAGCAGATGAAAGTGATGAGCGAAGCAGGGTTTAACCGTGTAAGTTTTGGTATTCAAGATTTTAACGAAAAAGTTCAAGTAGCTGTTCACCGTGTTCAGCCTTACGACATTACAAAAGCCGCAATGGATCTGGCTAGAAAGTACAACATGATCTCTGTAAATGTTGATCTTATCTACGGACTTCCATTCCAGTCTTTAGAGACTTTTAAAGAGACTCTGGAGCTTTCACTTAGCCTTGATCCAGATAGATTTGCAGTATTTAACTACGCACACGTTCCTTGGATGAAAAAGACTATGCGTAAAATAGATGAGACTACGCTGCCACGTCCAGATGAGAAGTTAGAGATCATGAAATACACTATTGATTACTTAACTTCACATGGATATAAAATGGTTGGTATGGATCACTTCGCAAAACCTGAAGATGAGCTTTTCAAAGCTATTGAGAAGGGTGAGCTTCACAGAAATTTCCAAGGTTATACAACTAAAGGCGGAGCTGATCTAATAGGTGTTGGACTTACATCTATCGGTGAGGGCATTGATTCTTACAATCAAAACTTTAAAGATATGAAGCTTTACGAAGCGGCGATCGATGCAGGTAAACTTCCTTTTGAACGCGGTGTAGTTCTAAGTGAAGATGATCTTATACGTCAGTATGTGATTATGGAGCTTATGAGTAACTTCAAACTTGATATAAACAGATTTAATGAAAAGTTTGATGTAGATTTTAACACTTATTTTGCAGATGCAATCGAGGCTCTTAAACCGTTTGCAGATGAAGAGTTGCTTAGTATAAGTGATAGTAAAATCGAGTGTAGCCATACAGGTACACTTCTGATCAGAAATATTTGTATGCCTTTTGATGCTTACATGAAAAAACACGCTGCAAATAAAAAGACATTTTCTAAAACGGTATAA
- the lgt gene encoding prolipoprotein diacylglyceryl transferase encodes MPNNSWNHIYENFDPIAFHVFSFPVHWYGMMYVLALVTALYIGKYFIKKDNLEFKEGQLDIYFIYIEIGIILGARLGYILFYDTQTVYYLTHPWQIFNPFDQNGDFVGIRGMSYHGAIIGFFIGSYLFTKKHKEPFGRIMDLVAISVPLAFTFGRIGNFLNQELVGRETDVSWGIYVDGVLRHPSQLYEAFLEGILVFFVVYGYRKYQKYSGELILVYGAAYGLFRAIAEFWRAPDVQIGYLCCNTVTQGQLMSLSMVAFSMAAWVYFYKKSLKV; translated from the coding sequence ATGCCTAACAATAGCTGGAACCATATATACGAGAACTTTGATCCAATAGCATTTCACGTATTTTCTTTCCCTGTACACTGGTATGGGATGATGTATGTTCTGGCTTTGGTAACTGCACTTTATATTGGAAAATATTTTATAAAAAAAGATAATTTAGAGTTTAAAGAGGGGCAGTTAGATATCTATTTTATCTATATTGAGATAGGTATTATTTTGGGTGCCAGACTTGGATATATTCTATTTTATGATACACAAACGGTTTATTATTTAACACACCCTTGGCAGATTTTTAACCCTTTTGACCAAAACGGAGATTTTGTAGGTATTCGTGGTATGAGTTATCACGGTGCGATTATAGGTTTCTTTATAGGATCGTATCTTTTCACTAAAAAGCATAAAGAGCCGTTTGGCCGTATAATGGATCTTGTGGCTATCTCTGTGCCGTTAGCTTTTACATTTGGTCGTATAGGAAACTTTTTAAATCAAGAGCTTGTAGGGCGTGAAACAGATGTAAGCTGGGGAATTTACGTAGATGGAGTTCTTCGTCATCCTTCACAGCTTTATGAAGCATTTTTAGAGGGAATATTAGTATTCTTTGTAGTATACGGATATAGAAAATATCAAAAATACTCAGGTGAACTTATCTTGGTTTATGGAGCTGCATACGGGCTATTCCGTGCTATTGCAGAGTTCTGGCGCGCACCTGATGTTCAGATTGGATACCTGTGTTGTAACACTGTAACTCAAGGACAGTTAATGAGCCTTTCAATGGTGGCTTTCTCAATGGCGGCTTGGGTCTATTTTTATAAAAAGAGTTTAAAAGTTTAG